One window of Bacillus sp. (in: firmicutes) genomic DNA carries:
- a CDS encoding carbonic anhydrase, with protein MKRLHEVLVHNEQFVKNKEYEQFKTTKFPDKKMVILTCMDARLTDLLPSAMNIKHGDAKIIKNAGALVSHPFGSIMRSILVAVYSLNAKEVFVVGHHDCGMTGLSANQILDKAILSGISREKIDILRHAGIDIDQWLLGFSNVGESVQESVNRIRNHPLFPKDVAVHGLVINPETGKLDVIVDGYEFQEGTGKEEMKHSI; from the coding sequence ATGAAGCGATTGCATGAAGTTTTAGTTCATAACGAACAATTTGTAAAAAATAAAGAATACGAACAATTTAAGACAACCAAGTTTCCGGATAAAAAGATGGTCATTTTAACTTGTATGGATGCTAGGCTGACAGATTTGCTACCATCTGCGATGAATATTAAACATGGTGATGCAAAAATTATCAAAAATGCGGGTGCACTTGTATCCCACCCATTCGGAAGTATTATGAGGAGTATTTTAGTAGCTGTTTACTCATTAAATGCCAAGGAAGTTTTTGTTGTTGGTCATCATGATTGCGGGATGACTGGGCTGTCTGCAAATCAAATTTTGGATAAAGCTATTTTATCTGGGATTTCACGAGAAAAAATTGATATTTTACGCCATGCAGGGATTGATATCGATCAGTGGTTGTTAGGATTTTCAAATGTAGGTGAAAGTGTTCAAGAATCTGTTAATAGAATTCGAAATCATCCGCTTTTTCCAAAGGATGTAGCAGTTCATGGCTTAGTCATTAACCCTGAAACTGGGAAATTAGATGTTATTGTGGACGGATATGAATTTCAAGAGGGAACTGGAAAAGAAGAAATGAAACATTCTATTTAA
- a CDS encoding carboxypeptidase M32: MGQTIQNVEADFLEYVKKMSAYNEALSLIFWDMRTGAPRKGIEQRSEVIGMISQEVFQMSISEEMESFISTLENANGLSEITKKAVAECKKDYVHNTKIPKDEYKEYVILQSKAESVWEEAKAKADFEMFRPYLEKLVECNKKFISYWGSAKAGGNNYDILLDLYEPGMTVEILDETFAKLRNKIVPLVRKISESPNKPRTDFLYKTFPKEQQKAFSIDVLKQMGYDFEAGRLDETVHPFEITLNPGDVRVTTKYVENDFRVAVFGTIHEGGHALYEQNISKDLVGTPLCEGTSMGIHESQSLFWENYIARDYHFWEYFYERLLSYNEGQFDDVSITDFYNGIHESKPSLIRIEADELTYPLHVMVRYEIEKGLFNDEIEVKDLPTIWNKKMEEYLGVKPKHDGEGVLQDVHWAGGSFGYFPSYALGYIYAAQFRVAMLKDFPNYHELLQTGNLHPIKEWLTKNIHQYGKLKKPLEILKDVTGEGLNSDYLIRYLEEKYTTIYRL; the protein is encoded by the coding sequence ATGGGCCAAACAATACAAAACGTCGAAGCAGATTTTTTAGAATATGTAAAAAAAATGTCGGCATACAATGAAGCATTGTCTTTAATCTTTTGGGATATGCGTACAGGAGCGCCGAGAAAGGGGATTGAGCAACGTTCAGAAGTCATCGGGATGATTTCACAGGAAGTGTTCCAAATGTCAATTTCTGAAGAAATGGAAAGCTTTATCTCTACTTTAGAGAATGCAAATGGACTTTCTGAAATTACAAAAAAAGCAGTCGCAGAATGCAAAAAGGATTATGTGCATAACACGAAAATTCCAAAAGATGAATACAAGGAATATGTTATCCTGCAATCAAAAGCGGAATCGGTGTGGGAAGAAGCGAAAGCGAAAGCAGATTTTGAAATGTTCCGCCCTTATTTAGAAAAGCTCGTCGAATGTAATAAGAAATTTATCAGTTACTGGGGTTCAGCAAAAGCGGGAGGAAATAACTACGATATTCTTTTGGATCTGTATGAACCAGGTATGACGGTTGAAATATTGGATGAAACATTTGCAAAGCTACGCAATAAAATTGTTCCGCTCGTACGGAAAATTTCTGAATCTCCAAATAAACCAAGGACAGATTTTTTATATAAGACATTTCCGAAAGAACAACAAAAAGCATTTAGTATCGATGTTTTGAAGCAGATGGGTTATGATTTTGAGGCAGGCCGACTAGATGAAACAGTTCATCCTTTCGAAATTACTTTAAATCCAGGTGATGTCAGGGTAACGACAAAATATGTTGAAAACGATTTTCGAGTGGCTGTCTTTGGAACCATTCATGAAGGTGGTCATGCATTGTATGAACAAAATATATCAAAAGATTTAGTTGGTACACCACTCTGTGAAGGTACATCAATGGGGATTCATGAATCGCAATCACTATTTTGGGAGAATTACATTGCAAGGGACTATCATTTTTGGGAGTATTTTTACGAAAGGCTACTATCCTACAATGAGGGCCAATTTGATGATGTTTCAATCACCGATTTTTACAATGGTATTCATGAATCGAAACCGTCTTTAATTCGGATTGAAGCAGATGAATTAACATATCCGCTCCATGTGATGGTCCGTTATGAAATTGAAAAAGGTTTATTTAATGATGAAATTGAGGTAAAGGATTTGCCTACGATTTGGAATAAAAAGATGGAAGAGTATTTAGGAGTGAAACCAAAGCATGATGGGGAAGGGGTCTTGCAGGATGTTCATTGGGCTGGCGGCAGCTTTGGTTATTTTCCTTCCTATGCATTAGGATATATTTATGCGGCTCAATTTAGAGTAGCGATGCTAAAGGATTTTCCAAACTATCATGAACTATTGCAGACAGGAAATTTGCATCCAATTAAGGAATGGTTGACGAAAAATATTCATCAATATGGAAAATTAAAAAAACCACTTGAAATTTTAAAAGATGTAACAGGAGAGGGATTAAATTCTGATTATTTAATACGCTATCTTGAAGAAAAATATACAACTATTTATCGATTGTAA
- a CDS encoding chemotaxis protein CheX, with protein MSLGEKITQVLNGTIESVKGVIPVPLEIGKPSLMAEPLQQSEMGVLIGMVGHVRGRLVIESESNTFGKIGEIMFGMPLEGEMLHSFTGELGNMIAGNLCTIVAQKGLEIDITPPTVMVGASKLYGFERAFRVPVEIKDTGQIQIILMLEVK; from the coding sequence CTGTCTTTAGGAGAAAAAATTACACAAGTTCTAAATGGCACCATCGAATCGGTTAAAGGTGTGATTCCTGTTCCTCTAGAAATTGGAAAGCCTTCATTAATGGCCGAACCATTACAGCAATCTGAGATGGGGGTTCTAATTGGAATGGTCGGCCATGTAAGAGGAAGGTTGGTCATCGAAAGTGAGTCAAACACATTTGGTAAAATTGGCGAAATCATGTTTGGAATGCCATTGGAAGGGGAAATGCTTCATTCGTTTACAGGTGAACTTGGGAATATGATTGCAGGGAATCTATGTACGATTGTAGCCCAAAAAGGTTTAGAAATTGATATTACACCGCCAACAGTAATGGTTGGAGCTTCAAAGCTTTACGGTTTTGAGCGAGCTTTTCGTGTTCCAGTTGAGATTAAGGATACTGGTCAAATCCAAATCATTTTGATGCTCGAAGTAAAGTGA
- a CDS encoding b(o/a)3-type cytochrome-c oxidase subunit 1, whose protein sequence is MKGIASIDTKDAKLTMAHLYVAFIALLLGALAGLLQVFVRSGKFTLPAGINYYQVLTVHGVLLGLVLTTFFIIGFILASQAKVTSSLTAGERRTAWIGYTLMTIGVAIAATFVLLGKASVLFTFYAPLMAHPLFYIGLTCVVVGSWIEGGVIIKRHFRWKKANPGQISPLLSFMGVATIILWLVAGLGLATTVLVQIIPWSLELVPAIDVLISRTLFWYFGHPLVYFWLMPAYMAWYVIIPKIIGGKVFSDALARLSFILFLLFSMPVGFHHQLLEPGIDPFWKYLQVVLTYLVVIPSLMTAFTLFATFELRGRELGATGLFGWWKVLPWKDARFLAPFMGMLLFIPGGAGGIVNASHQMNQLVHNTIWITGHFHLTVASACALTFFGITFWMVPSITGRKLTDKMNKFALVQTWLWTIGMVFMSAAMHAAGLLGAPRRSAFSEYAGNADSLSWIPYQLAQAVGGTFLFVAALLMVAIFINLAFFAPKGEEEFPVAVVHEGAEKTPAVFDNIKVWIAVTFALILFAYTIPFIDMIQNAPPGSPGWTNVIGRN, encoded by the coding sequence ATGAAAGGGATCGCAAGTATCGATACTAAAGATGCTAAACTGACGATGGCCCATCTATATGTTGCTTTTATAGCATTATTATTAGGTGCATTGGCTGGACTATTACAAGTATTTGTACGCTCAGGTAAATTTACTTTACCAGCAGGAATTAATTATTACCAAGTTTTAACCGTTCACGGTGTATTATTAGGTCTCGTACTTACTACTTTCTTTATTATTGGATTTATCCTAGCCTCTCAAGCGAAAGTTACTAGCTCACTTACTGCTGGTGAGCGCCGTACTGCTTGGATTGGTTATACGTTAATGACAATTGGTGTTGCCATTGCTGCTACATTTGTATTGTTAGGTAAAGCTTCTGTTCTATTTACATTCTATGCACCATTAATGGCACATCCGTTATTCTATATTGGACTTACATGCGTTGTTGTTGGTAGTTGGATAGAAGGCGGCGTTATTATTAAGCGCCATTTTCGTTGGAAAAAAGCAAATCCTGGTCAAATTTCACCACTATTAAGCTTTATGGGTGTAGCTACAATTATTCTTTGGTTAGTAGCAGGTCTAGGTTTAGCTACAACTGTTTTAGTGCAGATTATTCCTTGGTCATTAGAACTTGTACCGGCAATTGATGTATTAATTAGCCGTACATTATTCTGGTATTTCGGTCACCCACTAGTATATTTCTGGTTAATGCCTGCTTATATGGCTTGGTATGTAATTATACCAAAAATCATCGGTGGTAAAGTCTTTAGTGACGCTTTAGCTCGTCTTTCATTTATATTGTTCTTATTATTCTCAATGCCAGTTGGATTCCACCATCAATTGCTAGAGCCAGGTATTGATCCATTCTGGAAATATTTACAGGTAGTTTTAACGTACTTAGTTGTTATTCCATCGTTAATGACAGCCTTCACTTTGTTTGCAACGTTTGAATTACGAGGACGTGAATTAGGTGCTACTGGTTTATTCGGCTGGTGGAAAGTGTTACCTTGGAAAGATGCTCGTTTCTTAGCTCCATTTATGGGTATGTTGTTATTTATTCCTGGGGGAGCTGGCGGTATTGTTAACGCTTCTCACCAAATGAACCAACTTGTGCATAACACGATTTGGATTACAGGTCACTTCCATTTAACAGTTGCATCAGCATGTGCATTAACATTCTTTGGTATTACATTCTGGATGGTACCATCTATTACTGGTCGTAAATTAACTGATAAAATGAATAAGTTTGCTCTTGTCCAAACTTGGTTATGGACAATCGGTATGGTATTCATGTCAGCAGCGATGCATGCAGCAGGGCTACTTGGTGCGCCACGTCGTTCAGCGTTCTCTGAATATGCTGGTAATGCAGACTCATTATCTTGGATTCCTTACCAACTTGCTCAAGCAGTCGGCGGAACATTCCTATTCGTTGCTGCCCTATTAATGGTTGCAATCTTTATTAACCTAGCATTCTTCGCACCTAAAGGCGAGGAAGAATTCCCAGTTGCTGTTGTACATGAAGGTGCTGAAAAAACACCAGCTGTGTTTGATAACATTAAAGTTTGGATTGCAGTAACATTTGCATTAATCTTATTTGCATACACAATTCCATTTATAGATATGATTCAAAATGCACCTCCAGGATCACCTGGTTGGACTAATGTTATCGGAAGAAACTAA
- a CDS encoding guanylate kinase, with amino-acid sequence MYQVKEKERLFIYTGPDGSGRKTIAKMVSTVFDMETVISYTTRKPRHYETDGIDYHFVSDDKFALMKEHEEFLESVEIDGYQYGIREQDVIKAFENHNLVYLTLNPEGTEKLKKMYGNKVVRLFIYADRDTVISRQKEREDSEEDIQRHLNHYDDIMGYKNLCEHAFENFDSPQVSFQVSEVIENYLDRNLVQTDY; translated from the coding sequence ATGTATCAAGTAAAAGAAAAGGAAAGATTATTTATTTATACAGGACCAGATGGGTCTGGAAGAAAAACAATTGCGAAAATGGTTTCAACAGTTTTCGATATGGAAACTGTTATCTCTTATACGACTAGAAAACCAAGGCATTACGAAACTGATGGGATTGACTATCATTTTGTAAGCGATGATAAATTTGCTCTGATGAAGGAACACGAGGAGTTTTTAGAAAGTGTAGAAATTGATGGCTACCAATACGGCATTCGTGAACAAGATGTCATTAAAGCATTTGAAAATCATAATTTAGTTTATTTAACATTAAATCCCGAAGGAACAGAAAAGCTTAAAAAGATGTATGGTAATAAAGTCGTCCGCTTGTTTATATACGCTGACCGTGATACGGTCATAAGTAGACAAAAGGAAAGAGAAGATTCTGAGGAAGATATACAGCGCCACTTAAACCATTATGATGATATAATGGGTTATAAAAATCTGTGTGAACATGCCTTCGAAAATTTCGATTCCCCTCAAGTTTCCTTTCAAGTTAGTGAAGTAATTGAAAACTATTTAGATCGAAATCTTGTTCAAACAGATTATTAA
- the gpsB gene encoding cell division regulator GpsB: MLSDKVKLTAKEILERDFKSGLKGYNKDEVDQFLDLIIKDYETFHQEIEALQQENLRLKKQLEETQKKGTTQAPTPASSVGSGNTNYDILRRLSNLEKHVFGSKLFD, encoded by the coding sequence ATGCTTTCAGATAAAGTGAAATTAACGGCAAAGGAAATTTTAGAAAGAGATTTTAAAAGTGGGTTAAAAGGTTATAACAAGGATGAAGTAGACCAATTCCTTGATTTAATAATTAAAGATTACGAAACCTTCCATCAAGAAATTGAAGCTCTGCAGCAAGAGAATTTGCGATTAAAGAAGCAGCTTGAGGAGACACAAAAAAAGGGTACAACTCAGGCCCCAACTCCAGCTTCAAGCGTTGGCAGCGGCAATACAAATTATGATATTTTAAGACGTCTGTCCAACTTGGAGAAGCATGTTTTCGGAAGTAAATTATTTGATTAA
- a CDS encoding MFS transporter — translation MNVKAIQLPLQTFSLIAGFMVWVILSSLMTFIKEDIALTANQLALVTAIPVVLGSLLRIPIGFWTNRFGARNLFSISFLLLVFPIFFISIAETFIDLLIGGLFLGLSGAVFSVGVTSLPKYYPKERHGFVNGIYGVGNIGTALTTFAAPVLANQFGWQTTVKIYIILVLLITLLNFIFGDKKEPRVVTPLKEQILSVYKNEKLWFLCLFYFLTFGVFVTFTIYLPNFLVTNFGLSKVDAGLRTAGFIAIATFIRPVGGWLGDTFNSFKILMLVFAALTLSGVLLAFNPSLIFYTIGCLTISLFAGIGNGVVFKLVPLYFAKQAGIVNGLVAAMGGLGGFFPPLLLSYLFNLTGHYAIGYMALSQVALASLIIVIWMFYQDKLGMANEIIDHATQGIFVTDLNGNIEKVNPAFTLVTGYRGEEVIGKNPRIFKSEKHNNDFYEKMWKAVKEKGFWNGEVWNKKKDGQLYLVWLTINSVKNDGGEIKNYVAMFSEMNLPRLNS, via the coding sequence ATGAATGTGAAAGCAATTCAGCTACCATTGCAAACATTTAGTTTAATCGCTGGATTTATGGTGTGGGTCATTTTGTCATCATTAATGACCTTTATAAAAGAGGACATCGCATTAACAGCAAATCAATTAGCATTAGTAACAGCAATTCCAGTAGTATTGGGATCGCTCTTAAGAATTCCAATCGGATTCTGGACGAATCGTTTTGGGGCGAGAAACTTATTTTCAATCAGTTTTTTACTGCTCGTATTTCCAATTTTTTTTATTAGCATTGCTGAAACTTTTATTGACCTACTAATTGGCGGTTTATTTTTAGGATTAAGTGGTGCTGTTTTTTCAGTCGGCGTTACTTCCTTGCCAAAGTATTATCCAAAAGAACGCCACGGTTTTGTAAATGGAATTTATGGCGTGGGTAATATTGGAACAGCCTTAACTACATTTGCAGCACCCGTACTCGCAAACCAATTTGGCTGGCAAACAACTGTAAAGATTTATATTATTCTTGTTTTGTTAATCACATTGTTAAATTTTATTTTCGGGGATAAAAAGGAGCCGCGTGTTGTAACGCCTCTTAAAGAACAAATTTTAAGTGTTTATAAAAATGAAAAGCTTTGGTTTTTATGTTTGTTTTACTTTTTAACCTTTGGGGTGTTTGTGACCTTTACGATTTATTTACCGAATTTCCTTGTTACGAATTTTGGCTTATCAAAAGTTGACGCTGGCTTAAGAACAGCGGGCTTTATTGCGATAGCAACTTTTATTCGCCCTGTTGGTGGATGGCTCGGTGATACATTCAATTCTTTCAAAATATTAATGCTTGTTTTTGCTGCTTTAACATTATCTGGTGTCTTACTAGCGTTTAATCCATCTTTAATTTTTTACACAATCGGCTGCTTAACGATTTCGCTTTTTGCAGGAATTGGAAATGGCGTAGTATTTAAGCTTGTGCCGCTGTATTTCGCAAAACAGGCCGGCATTGTGAATGGTCTTGTAGCGGCCATGGGGGGATTAGGCGGATTTTTTCCACCATTATTACTGTCATACTTATTTAATTTAACAGGACATTATGCGATTGGCTATATGGCGCTTTCTCAAGTGGCGTTGGCTTCTTTAATCATCGTAATCTGGATGTTCTATCAAGATAAGCTTGGGATGGCGAACGAGATTATTGACCATGCAACACAAGGGATTTTTGTAACAGATTTAAATGGCAATATTGAAAAAGTGAATCCAGCTTTTACGCTAGTAACCGGGTATAGGGGGGAGGAAGTTATTGGCAAAAATCCACGTATTTTTAAATCAGAAAAGCATAATAATGATTTTTATGAAAAAATGTGGAAGGCAGTAAAGGAAAAAGGATTTTGGAATGGCGAAGTGTGGAATAAAAAGAAAGATGGCCAGTTATATTTAGTTTGGTTAACAATCAATTCCGTGAAAAATGATGGTGGAGAAATTAAAAATTATGTTGCCATGTTTAGTGAAATGAACCTTCCACGGTTAAACTCATAA
- a CDS encoding rhodanese-like domain-containing protein, whose protein sequence is MKQITAKEVESLLNEGKKIDIIDVREAGEVAVGKIKGAVHIPLGLIEFRMHELNKDKEYVIVCHSGGRSAAATQFLEFHGFKAANMRGGMLAWMGKIE, encoded by the coding sequence TTGAAACAAATTACTGCAAAAGAAGTAGAGTCATTATTAAATGAAGGAAAGAAAATAGATATTATTGATGTCCGCGAAGCAGGTGAAGTGGCTGTTGGTAAAATTAAAGGAGCAGTTCATATTCCGTTAGGCTTGATTGAATTTCGCATGCATGAATTAAATAAGGATAAGGAATATGTTATCGTTTGTCATTCAGGTGGACGAAGTGCAGCAGCAACACAATTCCTTGAATTTCATGGCTTTAAAGCCGCCAATATGCGTGGTGGCATGCTTGCTTGGATGGGAAAAATTGAATAA
- a CDS encoding cytochrome B5, whose translation MHIHKYEKIWLLSGIAALLAFTITIGVSAFYMGNQPPSCLVTVDPAKVKTTAPFDQPGLKQVGEKEYELVVVASAFNYDVGPDKVIKIPAGSKVNFIGTTTDVIHGFEVAGTKANMMLEPGYINTVETTFNKPGKFTIVCNEYCGLGHHLMYATVEVVE comes from the coding sequence ATGCACATTCATAAGTACGAAAAAATTTGGTTGCTATCGGGGATTGCAGCATTACTTGCTTTCACAATCACCATTGGAGTAAGTGCGTTTTACATGGGAAATCAACCACCAAGCTGTCTTGTAACAGTTGACCCAGCTAAAGTTAAAACAACAGCTCCATTTGATCAACCTGGTCTAAAGCAGGTTGGCGAAAAAGAATATGAATTAGTTGTAGTTGCTTCTGCCTTTAACTACGATGTTGGACCAGACAAAGTCATTAAAATTCCAGCAGGCTCAAAAGTAAACTTTATTGGTACAACAACTGACGTTATTCATGGTTTTGAAGTAGCTGGAACAAAAGCAAACATGATGTTAGAGCCTGGTTATATTAACACAGTTGAAACTACTTTTAATAAACCTGGTAAATTCACAATCGTGTGTAATGAGTATTGTGGTCTTGGACACCATTTAATGTACGCAACAGTGGAGGTGGTTGAATAA
- a CDS encoding cytochrome c oxidase subunit 2A, which yields MAKLETHHKTEVEDSNSLKGTLVSVAILGIILLGTWIGVFNLFLTR from the coding sequence ATGGCAAAACTTGAGACGCATCACAAAACTGAAGTAGAGGATAGCAATTCCTTAAAAGGTACTTTAGTTTCAGTTGCTATTCTCGGAATCATTCTTCTTGGTACTTGGATTGGAGTATTTAATTTATTCTTAACACGCTAA
- a CDS encoding spore coat protein CotH: MFYNRPPVVLPPIVSPTKQFNVHDTEVFQVPHIHPSHTTFHHHKLFEHVHTCPHTCSHVCDVCHQHVNCCPDPMAGGMMGAGMGMAPGMMAGPRPY; the protein is encoded by the coding sequence ATGTTTTATAATCGACCACCAGTTGTGTTGCCCCCAATTGTGAGTCCGACTAAACAATTTAATGTGCATGATACGGAGGTGTTCCAAGTACCGCATATCCATCCTTCCCATACAACATTCCACCATCATAAATTATTTGAGCATGTGCACACTTGTCCGCACACTTGTTCACATGTATGCGATGTATGCCATCAGCATGTTAACTGCTGTCCAGATCCAATGGCAGGTGGTATGATGGGAGCAGGGATGGGAATGGCACCTGGAATGATGGCAGGCCCACGCCCATATTAG
- a CDS encoding DMT family transporter yields MSIAAAFVTMISFGLNNMIFKWSTGRDFSKVHIQFFFYFVAFLLSLGYGLIVGIDNFDLLTMVLGAMIGILNANGNIQMSKAFEKGPASLTSPLIGTYAILPVLSAALIFHEHIAVIHWVGIILMLGSAVVIQYSPNKTGGNTEYAVWITRIILAFFSFGILGILMKTSSYLHINSLNTLISMYGGGSIYLAINSIVGKENWHLPEAKIGTIVGLNSVIGYSSFFFALNTGDSSIVFPIVSLNCLVVVLGSCWLFKEKLKRYQLLGVITAVLGIVFTKI; encoded by the coding sequence TTGTCGATTGCAGCAGCGTTTGTCACCATGATTTCTTTTGGATTAAATAATATGATTTTCAAATGGAGTACAGGGAGAGATTTTTCAAAGGTACATATTCAATTTTTCTTTTATTTTGTAGCGTTTTTACTATCATTAGGATATGGATTAATAGTAGGAATAGACAATTTTGATTTACTGACAATGGTCCTTGGAGCGATGATCGGTATTTTAAATGCAAATGGAAATATTCAAATGTCAAAAGCGTTCGAAAAGGGTCCAGCAAGCTTAACATCACCATTAATTGGCACGTACGCCATTTTACCAGTATTAAGTGCTGCCCTTATTTTTCATGAACATATTGCAGTCATCCATTGGGTCGGTATTATTTTAATGCTAGGCTCTGCAGTGGTCATTCAATACTCACCGAACAAAACGGGCGGCAATACCGAATATGCAGTTTGGATCACGCGGATCATATTGGCATTTTTTTCATTTGGCATTCTGGGCATCCTTATGAAAACCTCATCTTATTTGCATATTAACTCCTTAAATACATTAATAAGCATGTATGGTGGAGGTAGTATCTACCTAGCTATTAATAGTATAGTAGGAAAAGAGAATTGGCATCTTCCTGAGGCTAAAATCGGTACAATTGTTGGACTCAATAGCGTGATTGGCTATAGCAGCTTTTTCTTTGCTTTGAATACAGGGGACTCAAGCATTGTCTTTCCGATTGTAAGCTTAAACTGTTTAGTTGTCGTCCTTGGCAGTTGTTGGCTCTTTAAGGAAAAGTTAAAAAGATATCAACTGCTTGGCGTTATAACGGCAGTACTTGGGATTGTATTTACGAAAATATAA
- a CDS encoding DUF1273 domain-containing protein translates to MALYAVTGYKSHEIGIFNNNHPGLKFIKKALKKSIIQLIEDEALEWVLISGQLGVELWAGEVTLELQEDYPDLKLAVITPFLEQEVNWKEESQEYYQSILAQADFVDSITKRKYENPSQFRSKNQFFINKSDGLLLLFDEEIGGTPTYMLEMARKKQQSDEVFKIRMITPYDIQVLAEEERMDNGDYWSQ, encoded by the coding sequence TTGGCTCTGTATGCAGTAACTGGCTACAAGTCCCATGAAATTGGGATTTTTAATAACAACCATCCAGGCTTGAAATTTATTAAAAAAGCATTAAAAAAATCTATCATTCAATTAATAGAAGATGAAGCCTTAGAATGGGTGCTTATAAGTGGTCAATTAGGTGTTGAGCTGTGGGCTGGAGAAGTGACGTTGGAGCTGCAGGAGGACTATCCAGACTTAAAACTTGCTGTCATCACGCCATTTTTAGAACAAGAAGTAAATTGGAAGGAAGAAAGTCAAGAATATTACCAGTCTATTCTAGCGCAAGCAGATTTTGTTGATAGTATTACAAAAAGAAAATACGAGAATCCTTCGCAATTTCGCAGCAAAAATCAATTTTTTATAAACAAAAGCGACGGTTTATTACTCTTATTTGATGAAGAAATAGGAGGGACACCAACATACATGCTTGAGATGGCAAGAAAAAAGCAGCAGAGCGATGAAGTTTTTAAAATACGCATGATTACTCCTTATGATATTCAAGTATTGGCTGAGGAGGAACGAATGGATAATGGTGATTATTGGTCCCAGTAG
- a CDS encoding class I SAM-dependent RNA methyltransferase: MNKITLIATAAMGIEALVAKEVRDLGYENVTVDNGKIMFEADPSAICRANLWLRTADRVKVKVGEFKATTFDELFEKTKALPWGDFIPEDGEFPVIGKSVKSKLFSVSDCQAIVKKAVVEKLKHHYNRTSWFDENGPLYRIEVALLKDVVTLTIDTSGIGLHKRGYRADQGVAPLKETLAATLVLLTNWTPDRPFVDPFCGSGTIPLEAALIGQNIAPGFNREFVSQAWHWIDSKHWDQAFEEAEDLAKYDQPLDITGTDIDHKMVEMAKGNALEAGLSDVIQFKQMQVKDFTTKKEYGVIVGNPPYGERLGEKEAVEQMYKDMGHAFAPYDTWSVYMLTSHPAFEKLYGKEATKKRKLFNGFIQTNYYQYWGKRPLKRE; the protein is encoded by the coding sequence ATGAATAAAATTACGTTAATTGCCACAGCAGCCATGGGAATTGAAGCATTAGTAGCGAAGGAAGTAAGAGATTTAGGGTATGAAAATGTAACAGTTGATAATGGAAAGATTATGTTTGAAGCAGATCCATCGGCTATTTGCAGAGCCAATCTTTGGCTTCGGACAGCGGACAGGGTGAAAGTAAAGGTCGGCGAATTTAAAGCAACAACATTTGATGAGCTTTTTGAAAAAACAAAAGCCTTGCCATGGGGCGACTTTATTCCAGAGGATGGTGAGTTTCCAGTAATCGGCAAGTCCGTTAAATCAAAGCTTTTTAGTGTTTCGGATTGTCAAGCTATTGTAAAAAAAGCAGTTGTTGAAAAGCTAAAGCATCACTATAATCGTACAAGCTGGTTTGATGAAAATGGGCCATTATATCGGATTGAAGTTGCTTTATTAAAGGATGTCGTGACATTAACAATTGATACAAGTGGAATAGGTCTACATAAACGGGGCTATCGTGCAGATCAAGGAGTGGCCCCTTTAAAAGAAACTTTAGCAGCAACACTTGTATTATTGACAAATTGGACACCAGACCGGCCGTTTGTCGACCCTTTTTGCGGATCTGGAACAATCCCATTGGAAGCAGCACTTATCGGACAAAACATAGCTCCAGGATTCAACCGTGAATTTGTCTCGCAAGCTTGGCATTGGATTGATTCAAAACATTGGGATCAAGCTTTCGAAGAGGCAGAGGATTTAGCTAAATACGATCAACCGTTAGATATAACAGGTACTGACATTGATCATAAAATGGTAGAAATGGCCAAAGGGAATGCGTTGGAAGCGGGTCTCAGTGATGTGATTCAATTTAAACAAATGCAAGTTAAAGATTTTACAACGAAAAAAGAATACGGCGTTATTGTTGGCAATCCTCCTTATGGAGAACGCCTTGGTGAAAAGGAAGCAGTCGAACAAATGTATAAAGATATGGGCCATGCATTTGCGCCATATGATACATGGTCTGTCTATATGTTGACTTCACATCCAGCCTTTGAAAAATTATACGGTAAAGAAGCCACGAAAAAACGAAAGCTTTTTAATGGCTTCATTCAAACGAATTACTATCAATATTGGGGCAAGCGCCCACTAAAAAGAGAGTAG